In Glycine max cultivar Williams 82 chromosome 10, Glycine_max_v4.0, whole genome shotgun sequence, the DNA window GTGTGGATCTGTTTAATTGTGGGTTGGTTGAATGCAAGCTCATTTAAATGTGGGCCTATACTAGTTGGTCTACATAACTGTGGGCTTAAGTGTACCATTTGGACCAGCCCACAAATCTAATATTTTGAGTGGGGAAAAAAGGATTCATAGGTATGTGCACGGATCTGTTTAATTGTGGGTTGGTTGAATGCAAGCTCATTTAAATGTGGGCCTATACTAGTTGGTCTGCATAACTGTGGGCTTAAGTGTACCAGTGCAGATCTGTCCAGACTTGTCCACATATACTTTCactgattttcttcttttggtaattgattattagGTAAACTCAATCTTTTAAAAATGCTGTCTATTTAAAGACATGATAATATCTTTGTATTGTTTAACAAAAAACACTTGGTTTGTCTTCTGTTTATATTATCTAATGTTTAATTGGGATCTCAGGGCATTTGCTGGcattattgatgaatattttgCAGGCTATTATACTGAGGATATGATTGAATCTCAAGTAATGATCaagtttctatctttttttctttttaaaaaaggacACATTCTTTATCCTGTTTCTTGAGTCACATGTCTTTTGGATAATTGTAGTATTAAGGTACTTGTAATTCTCTTTGCCAATGATGGAAGCTTTTAATGTGCCAGGTGGACCAGCTTATTTTTGAGGAATTAATGCGTGAAAGATTTCCTAAACTGGGTTTGTATTTATTATCTTTGCTCTTCAGTAATCTTCTTGTAATTGTCTCTCTGAATcagtttggatatttttttattctactgATGCTTTTGGTGCAGTTAATCATCTGGATTACTTGGGAGTGCAGGTGGCATGGATATCTGGATCTTGGTTTCTATCAATCTTTGTAAACATAATTCCTTGGGAAAGTGGTGAGATTTATACGGAGtgaatcttttcttttaatattacagcattgattttgaattttgtataTTCTTAAATGTTATCTTATGCCTTGTTTCTCAATCTTAGTTCTTCGAGTTTGGGATGTGCTACTATTTGAAGGGAACCGTGTTATGCTATTTCGAACAGCACTGGCTCTAATGGAATTATATGgtattgaattttgatttccTGTGTTTATGAGTGATCTGAGCAAACTAGCATCTGTAAGtagtaaactaaattaaattattgtttatatcTTCCTTAATGTAACACAATTTTTATCTCGTATTCTAGGTCCTGCATTAGTTACAACAAAAGATGCTGGTGATGCAATTACATTGTTTCAATCACTTGTTGGTTCAACATTTGATAGCAGCCAGCTTGTCTTTACTGCTTGTATGGGTTATCTAGCAGTGACTGAGGCCAGACTAAAGGAACTGAGAGAAAAACACCTGCCATCTGTGTTAGATGTCATAGAAGAAAGATCAAAAAAGGGAAGGGCTTGGAAGGATTCGAAAGGGCTTGCATCTAAATTGTACAGTTTCAAACATGACCCAGGGTCATTGGAAGAGGAAAGAATACTCACTGAAGGAAGTGATACGGTAGCTGATGGAAATGTGCAGTTGGAATCCCATTCCTCTAATTTAGATGAAATGCTCAATAGTCTCAATGTTGATTCAGAAGTGGGTTCCCTACCACATCTCCAGGAACAGGTTGCCTCCTCTACAGTCTACACCTcaacattcactttcttcttccaTTCCCCCCTCCCTGCAGAAAGGCCTATATTTGTGAAGTATATTGAAATTTAACTAACCATTAAACACAACTTTGACTTATAAATTCACCTTAGTATACTGTTGACTGTTGATGCCTTCAAGATGTGACTTTTGTCTTATTCTATCTCTAGTCAGGTTAACAGTTAACTTAATAGTGGTAAAAGGTGCTAGCATCTTTACAATGTGAAATCAGACTCTTATTGTGAAATGTGAGCATGAATAATTTTCTGTTGGTCATAATATGCTTCATTggttaagttcattttttatcATTGCTGCAGTCATGTTGTGACTCTGTCTGTATCATTTGTTTCAGTTCCGCTTAAAAGATTGAAAAGAAATCAGAATAAGATGATATTGAATAATTTTCTGACATATGCTTGCTCTTTAgtggtttttttatttgttttttttatattcctgAATTTTCCCCTTTTAAATAGAATTAAATCTTACGCATCAGAAACTCATTGAATATATTCTATTGTATTCTTCCTGTGTTGGTTGGCAGTGTATGACAGTAGTTTTTCCAATGCTTCTACCACAGCTTCattagttaattatatattCGTGATggtcaataatatatattacatattacATTCATTACATTTCATAGTCTAATTTTCTGGCTTAATTTTGGATTCAGTTATCTTTAGTATTTTGCCTATAAATAGTTTCTCTATTATAACCAGCTCTTGTACAACTCTTTAAGTTTCAATCATTAACTGCTTCTGTGCAGGTGGTTTGGTTGAAGGTTGAATTATGCAGATTGATGGAGGAGAAAAGATCTGCCATACTCAGGTTATAGTTTCTTTGGTGTTCAAATTCTAATTCTAGCTCTTTCAAAACTGATGTTTTGTTCAGCTTGCTAGTTATAAAGGAAAGTTGCTAGAAGGTTTCTAGAATATAATTGCAAAAACTGTTAAGCTGTAAATGTAGATATGGTTAACTAAATGTACATTATTTTAGTGGATCAGGTTGAAAATCCATGGAATTAAGGGGGCGTTTGGTGCAAGAGAAATTTTTAGTTTTCCAAAAATCTGAAGTTGAGAATCCTTGGAATTGAGGGATTCTATATAGAAGTCTGTCTGGGAAGTTATTTCTGATTGTgttgtttcttattttcttgtgtGGCCTTCATTGCTGCTACAACCCTCATATCTTTTTAGTGTCAGGAAATACGAAGGGGGGTAAAAACATTAGGGAAATTTTCACTAATAGGTCACTAACAAATTACACAAGTAAACTTGACAGTTGACACTACATTCAATCCAAAGCCTTAAGGCATTAGGTTTACGAGTCTTTTCACTTATATGTTACTCAACTTTCACACTAGTACTCCAACAATCTGACCTTCAAGAGAGTGTCTTCCACGTTGTATGCTTCCCCTCAAGTTGAAACATTTTCGATCCACGAGTACTCAATGGTGGTCCTTAGAACTTAGCCCTGGCCGACCAATATCCACTAAATACTTGCACCGCTATTAGGTTGCACCACCCTTAGGCCCTTAGAACTTATCCATTGTTGCCAACATGCTATAAATACTTACACCGCTATTAGGTTGCACCAAACCACTTAATAAATCTTTATAATGCATTGCCTTTAGCACTTTTGATGTCTTATTTGTATGTCTCCCTCTTCATGCCCCATGCGGCTCTGTTAATATGATAACTTTATGCATGCAGTAATGTTAGATTTTCATGATATCTTATGAATTCATTTCAATGTGTGTTTCCAACCTTGAACAGAGCTGAGGAGCTAGAAACAGCTTTAATGGAgatggtgaaggaagataatCGTCTGCAATTAAGTGCAAGGGTATATCCATTTGGATGATTCATCATATTGTGTGATCTTTcatatttttggtattttattgAGGTCATCCATGCGtattaaatgtgtaaaaataaaatagaatttattttttcttcttgctCATACATCCATATATATTGAGTAAATTTTGGCATACAAGTCTATATGAATTATCAAGATTAAAAGTTGCTTAAGTTCACATGACCACTTAAAAAAAGCCATATAATTTGTGTTTTAAACTTGATCTTCATGATAAGATCTGCTGATcaatatttctctctctctccctttctctctcACACAAACATCCTTGTGCAAAAAGTGGATCAAATGGAAGTAGTCTGATTAATAGGGGCAGAAGAAGACTAAAGAAAACATGAGAAATCATTAAAAAAGACCTTAATCTATATGGATTTTATGAAGTTTGATTTTTGATGGAACCAAAAGGCATTGGGCAATCCATGTAGTTGACCCCACCAATGGTATTAGGCTTGATTGTTGTTGATATATTTGAAGCTGTTGAAATTAAGAGATTAGGTAaagagggagaagagagataAAAGAGAATGGTACACTGAATTAACATTGAGATGTATTACAATGCGATGGGATGTTCATAAACTTTGAGCATTAGTCCTTATTTGTATTAATCATAATCTTAAGTACTCAGGAAATCATGATAAGATAAGGTAACAAGGTAACTGGTCCTAGAAGATAGTGAGAAAATAGGAAAACTAAACTTGTAACAAAGGTAATCTAAGATATTTTCACATATTTTAACACTATCCCTTAAGCTAAAGCTTGTTAAGAATATagcttttagaagaaaaaatcaaataatataatttgagGGATGGTGACAAGATAATTCTCTAGGATTGCCGCAATGCTAGCAAATACTTCTAGTAAAGTCGCAATGCCAGGTTAATGTCTCTAGGAAAGCCATAGGACCAGGCTCATATATTTGGGAAAGTTGCAGAGCCAGGTTGATTTATCTGGGAAAGTCACAGGGTCAGCAGATATTTCTGTTAAAGTTGTAGTGCCAGGCTCATATCTCTAGGAAAGCCATGGGGCCAGTTGATATATTTGGTAAAGCTGCAGGGCCAGGTTTATATCTTTGGAAAGTTGCAGGATAAACCAAACACATCAAATGTAATGAACATAGAGAAATCACATAGATTTGAGCACAAGTTATGGCAAAACGCAGCCAAAAGAAGCCAGACATCCATGGTTCAACACAAGTTAGCGGAGATGAATGAACAATAACCACAAGGGTAGAAACACAATGAAGCAGACTTCATGGTAGAAACACAATGAACCCTCATATGAGAGATATGTGGGTGCATTCCTCCTCAAAACACTATTCTCCAGCGAGACAATAAATATGCAACAGTATTCTTTCTTTGAGAACCCTTCATTGAAGAAATAAGAAGGGGAGAAGCTATGTCCCAATCCCAGCCACGGAAGTTGTTTTCTATTGTTGTCAATTGAAGTTGACAAAATGGagttttttactattttaatttatattcagattttttaaaatagacatTAAACTAGTTTCTAGATACAAATAAAACAATGTTCTAGGAATAAATTTTCAGAATAAGCtacagaaacaaaaaataaataataggatGAAATGCAGAAATGGAAAATAGGAAGAGAATAATGTGGTGGAGGAAGAACATCAGCGGAGAAGGAAGAGTAAAGGGAAACGAAAAGCATTGCAGAATAATAggaaaggaaaaagagggaacaGGGAGAAGTAAAAGGAAGAGGGAAGAGAGgagtatttgaattttgaactggTGAAAAGATGGAGAAAAGGGAAAAAGGTATTTAAATAAAGTTATTAACAAAAGGGAAGAGAAGTACATTTAGTAATAAGGGAGGTGGGGGAGGATGAAACTGTTGAAGGAGATGGATGTAACCAAAAAGCATGATTGAAGATTGTCAGAAGGACATGACCTTGGTGACTAGATGCCAAACAAGAAACATGACATGAAAGACTATTAATTTAAATGAAGAATCATGAAAAATAGGATAGGGAGAAAGTCCTGAAATGAATTCACTTTCATGTTAATCTGTATTTTTCATTAGAAAATGGAGAGAAAATTGGGAGAATTTTTAGATTGAGATAACTACACACCAACCTTAACAATTGAGAATATTTCAAAGTATGAATAATTGTGTTTTTTCATGAAAAGTTGTATTGTTAAATATTAAAGAGTTggtattatttcatttaatctGTCTTTTCATAGACAActatttagaaataaatgaCTCTTCGTAGAAGACATAAAGTGAAAAGGTGTGACTTTTTATTGAATAGACATTACTTGAAAATGTATGACTTTTCATGAAATGACATAAATTGAATAGATGTAATTTTTCATGAATAGAcacatattttctataaataggagcAGTCTCCAAATTCAAATCTTTTCTAAGATTTTTCCCCACTGGCCACTGTGCATTCTCTCTATTCATTCACAAATTCATTTTCTTGGCCTTTGGTGCACAAGAGGTGGAAGCAAAAGTATCATTCTGTAAATACCACTGTTGTCAGGACTTGAGTTTTGAAAATGCAAGACATACTCAAGGGTCTTTAATGTATCCTGAAAGAAAGTATTTGTCGGCGCCTTGAAGACATTGTGCACACTTTCCTTCTATTCCTTCATTTTCTACTCTTCAAAGATCCTTGCCCACCAACAACCAccaccattttttttgttatatcttGAAGACATCATTATGCTAAACCGATTCCTGAGGCATGTTTTAgcataaataatataagtaagcttgttttaaatatcatttaatcatTCAATCAGCTAAGAGTACTTTTATTGAACCCCATAAAAGGCATAAATACTAGGAAAGCTTGTTCAGTATCCATGTACAATTGTGtttatgatttctttttctctccaaCTCATTTTTCTTCTGGTCTTTTGGCTTGTGTGGTTTACAAAATGTTTGTGATCATGCAGGTTGAGCAGTTGGAGCAGGAGGTCGCTGAGCTACAACAAGTCATTGCtgataagaaagaacaagaagcTGCCATGCTGCAGGTTCTAGTGTGCACCTGTTTTCTACAGTGTCTATTTCTGTAAGCTTATATGCAAAAATGAATAAGTAAATAGAGATTAAGAAGAATGTCTTTATGTGTCGTATAGAAAAGTTTGAAATCTTCTCCATACTACAGGTCCTAGTGCGGCTAGAGCAGGACCAAAAAGTTACTGAAGATGCTCGCAGAAGATCAGAGCAAGATCTTGCAGCTCATAAATTTGAAGTTCACGTGCTTCAGGTAGTCTCTCCCCCCTCTTATGATCATTGTGATTTTGGTCGTTTGTTTTTCAGTTTATTGTAGAGTAAAATTCGTAAACAGAATCATGCTTAGAATATCATTTCAAATGTTTccccaaaaaaaattacaataaaaacttCATTTTTGAATCATGATCAAATTGGGAGTTTCCTTGTTGAAATCTAAATTTCATTGAGAGCCATTATGTAGCTGACATTTGTTTACTAATGTTCAATACAGGTTTGGGTACTCTTCTATATGTTTCATGTGCTACTTAGTAGGCATCCTTTTAATGCTATTGCCTGATACAAAAGAACGCAAGCACAAGTAGTTAAGAAGTAAAATAACTGATATACTCCAAATCTCGTTATATCTATCATATTCTTTCTTATTCCTTTTCTCTTGGTAATGCTCATGGGAAAGAAAATATTCTCTGCTAATTGGTTGTTTTTAGTTTACAATGGGCTGTGGAtgaaggttttattttttttgtttttggctaaaatggataaagttgttTATGTCTACAAATTGAGAAGCACTCTTTTTCTCCATCAAGTGTTTTAGATCCCACAATTTTCAGTTAAAATTGGTCTTAGTCCCTATATtgtaaaaatgatgattttggtccttgtattttttataattgctaattttttttttctctttatggaACTTAGGATACTGGGGAAAGAGACCAAAttcacaaattataaaaaaatacaatgaccAAAATCACCGTTCTTAAAGTATATGAACTAAAACCAATTCTGACTGAAAGTTAGGTGACCTAAAACACATTTAACCCTTGTTTTAATCTAAATACCCTCAGCATGTCCATGGCATTGAAGAGCTTTTATAATAAGATGGGTAGATCtatttcccaaagagaaatAAGTAACCACGCTGCTAACTGTTAAGGATCTTACTAGACATGATTACATCTATTTCCAGTATAATAAATATGCAGGAAAAGTATGACAAGGCCATGCAATCAATTGCTGAGATGCAAAAGCGAGTTGTTATGGCAGAAAGTATGTTGGAGGCTACCCTTCAATATGAATCTGGCCAATCCAAAGCACTTTCTTCTCCAAggtacatatattttatttttagatatcACATTGGATTCTGCATTCAATTATATCTTCTGTGTCGAAATTAGTTTAGTTATTGCTTGTTATAAACTATAATTTGCCTTTGCAAGCTCTTGGAATTTAATATCTTAAGACCATTGTAATTTCATGTATGAATCACCAATTAAGCATTGTAATTTCATAAACCTGCTTGAGAATTTTGTTCACAAACTGTGTGAAATTATGATTAGCAGgccttttttttagattttttccctttttccttGATAGATAGCAGATAGCATAGTAAGACAACTTTAGATAATTGTCCTGGTTTAAAACTAGATGAAAACAGTAGCCTCTTTTAAGTACCCATGTTGCATTgcaaaacaaagttaaatattttttttgttgtagttGGTAAACTATGAAATGCaggaaaaatttaaataatggtCCTAAATGGTTTTAAGGTTCCTTGATGAAATCATGAAACTGAATAACAATGAAGCAGCTGGGGCTTCAATGAAAGGCTTGAAGTCTCTGGGTAAGAGAAATGCTAGAAACTCACTCTTTGATATACTCTTTTGAACATACTCTctcttattgaaaaaaaattgagtcctacatcatatttaatgattctcttttgtgattttgaagtttttaataaattttaaccatttaGAAAAAGTGTTTTTGAAAGAATGTGTTAGAGAGTGTGTTCCTAAGGTAAATATCATTGTTTGCACTTCTCGAATGCTGAACTGGAAGTaactccaaaataaaataaaaattgttgaaaGGATTGGTTGTTCTTAATTTTATAGTATTCTGGGAAaccttcaaaattttatatatgatcaTATAATATAGGTGTAAGGTTGATCTTAAGTTTTACACGAGCTGTGGCTGCTAATACTCATGTACTTCACCGTGAATAATGTTTGTTCTGTCATCTGTGTCCTTGGACTTAGACATAACCTAGTTTCCATGGATTTGTGGGGAAGGAATGTCAATACAACGAGCGTGTTGCATTTATGACATAACCTATTTTTGTAGGACTGGTCGTGTACAAAGCCCAAGGTTTGAAAACCCCACCCGGAAAGTTAGTCTGCTAAGTTTTGGACTAGGCTGGCGTGACAAAAACAAGGTAAAATCTTCTCTGTCCTCTCTGTCTCCCAATTTTCAAGCAGAGGACATGCAATTTGGTTATTTACAATTATGGGTTGCAAAATCGAATTCTAAAGAATTCACCATTGGTTAGTATGCCAGTCCAACTAACAATTTCTtgatattgaaattgaaattcactGCACAAGTTATCTTGGTGTGCACGGTTACTTTAACTCACATCTACTTGTTTCAAGCAAAAAAGTTCTCTATTTCTAGTTTGGGGTATTAATCTTTGGAGGTGTTCCCGAATTGTATAATATGTCCATATGCTTGGGGTTTACTGTTTTTATGCTGATAAGTGAATATTATTCGTAAAGATTATCCCTTACATATCCTATGAAACAGGGCAAACCAAATGCTGAAGAATCTAGCGAAAGTTTGCATGACCATAGCTCTCCCAGAAAAGAATCTGATAACCAATAAACAGATAGATAGAACATGCAGAGCACTACCACTGGAACCCTTCCCAGTGCTTTCCTGTCTACTTAGAAGTTCTAACCGTTTCTGATTATCACTACTCAATTTTCTGTGTTAATTGTGTCACAAAGTTAGGGGAGGAATCCATTGTAAGGAATGTTTTATATGTTGATAGGTCAATTAGCTGTTGAAGGAACACTTTGTCTCTGACACTAACACTCGCTGGTAACATTTATACATTTAAAGTTAAGCATATTCTATCTTTGACACTAAGAATCTTGCAAAAACATTGTGTGTTGATCTGATTTTTGTAATAAAGTGAGGCGGAACAACCGTGTCACTACCATAGTTTAACGCGTGCAAACATGTGCCTTCTTTATCCACACACGTGAACAGTTcagactaaaatataaaaattgtgaCAGGTATTATTCAATTTTCACCCTCCATTTATAGTCGTCACAACTTGTCTCTCTTAGAAGTAATCCTCTCGGTTTAGCTTTTCTAAAGTGAAGAACTACACCTCAGGAAAAAATGCACTGATAACCTTATTGGTTACAAAATCAATGATTTAGTTAAGATTGTGATAAAACGCATTCATTTTTTATAGATCTAGACCTGCTTGTTAGCGTGCTGGTCaacaaaattgttttcaatttgatttatttaaattatattttaacttttaactttattatattatcaaaatGTAAATCTTTGAAAAGGTCTAGGATTTTTGccagattcaaaaaaaattgtcactatTCAAGTCGAAAGAGTTACATTGTAATGAGTGCAAGCAAGCACAAGATAACTCTTTATTTTGATTACCTAATGGTTACTCAATAAAATGTAATCATTGGCTCATTCATTTGAAAAATAGAGTTGGAAGTAGGACTTGTTGACGTCGGTGTAAAGTGGTTGAGAAAAAATTGAGATTGAACCTCATTGTGATATAACAATCAAaatattgtgataaaaaaaaagtgaaaattatgatttagtGCTGGATAACCCATGTTATACactaaatcaaaattttcattcatcaaacgttacattctttctttttttacgaATCAAACTTACattctttttataaaagtatttcagaaaaaaaaaaaataaaggataatTTTCTCCAAAAGTACATCCTCGGCATATAAAAGTATGTTCCGAATAATTGTCCAAATAAGCCATTAGTTATCGTGGTCCAACTTTGTGcttcataattataaaatatattagtgCTAACAGGCTAATAACACTTTAAACTTTAAAGGAGTCATGATGCCTCAGCACATTGGTTTACATGACTAATACTTACTGGAACTTCTCTCCAACAAAATcccataaataaaatgagtATTATCCAGGTTCCACGTTAAATGGGTTTCAGGTCCCACGCACTTCGTTTGCCATTTCAGCGTCGTGTGGTTTATTTATTGGGATGTAATGGGAGAGAATATAAATTGTATCTATGTTCTTGCAGTGTCCGATATCCTTGCAAGAGTTAGTACTTCTTTTGTTCAATCTAAATTTTTAAGCACTGAAATTTATGTTAACTTAAAATGTGTCATCATTTTAGGTGATATTATTGATAAGATAAGCCTTGAAAAGTCGAAGTTTATTACAACATTAAATCATCATAAGCCTGCACATGCAAATTCAATGATACTCAGGTTCAAGTATTGTGTAATGAAAATGCGTTCATGAACAATTGCGAGGCAAATTCTGTACACGACAATATAAACTTCTAAACAAGATGAAAGTGGGACATAACACTATATATGCATACTTTCTTGGTTGAAAAAGCCAAATTTTATAGAGCTTCATAACTATACAAACACCCAGGACAAGAAGAATAGACAACTATAAAATGTTGGTACACCAGTAAGACAAAAGGAACATGAATAATGAATCCAGCAATTTGCTTTTAAATAGAAACTAACAAAAGGAAGAGGATATACTATCTTGGCTCCAAATGGAAATAGGAGCAGTTCTGTGCACCAGAGGtagaacaaaattttacaaaacatTTTTAGCAACTATGCTCTGAAGAAAGATCACCACCATAAGACAACTGGTATTATGATCTACAAATCTATAACTTGCAGTGTGTTGTAAGATGTTTGAAATTTGCACCAGAATATCATATAGCTAACAAACATTCAGCTCCATATCAATATCCCCTCTTGGATCTTGGAGGAGTACCAGGAGCAAGGCGAGAGCTTTGTACTGT includes these proteins:
- the LOC100805928 gene encoding TBC1 domain family member 2A isoform X1; this encodes MAHFSFNLLHSLEPKRDSYGFALRPQYAQTYREYSSIYKEEEDERSDKWSDFLEQVAESSEPTSENEHKDTLKAEPESNEVREERNPHKLSNGDDSSGRQFSELEEETIVVRKSAEGNEIIEETIQDRVSKGGDSSDRTTSGGTEIKEGTSPGRVSEGDDSSGRNFICYSATGNNSGKEQHHSEERKTCEVQRWAEIRPSLITIEEIFSSRIKKGKQMKGGKINGINVHLPSIEESEPVDDGINGSRAENALVDQNLPELFSRWKELESLVQGGVPKDLRGEVWQAFVGVKKRRVESYYEDLLARDESEEQDVSSAAFGKWKKQIEKDLPRTFPGHPALDENGRNSLRRLLLAYARHNPEVGYCQAMNFFAGLLLLLMPEENAFWAFAGIIDEYFAGYYTEDMIESQVDQLIFEELMRERFPKLVNHLDYLGVQVAWISGSWFLSIFVNIIPWESVLRVWDVLLFEGNRVMLFRTALALMELYGPALVTTKDAGDAITLFQSLVGSTFDSSQLVFTACMGYLAVTEARLKELREKHLPSVLDVIEERSKKGRAWKDSKGLASKLYSFKHDPGSLEEERILTEGSDTVADGNVQLESHSSNLDEMLNSLNVDSEVGSLPHLQEQVVWLKVELCRLMEEKRSAILRAEELETALMEMVKEDNRLQLSARVEQLEQEVAELQQVIADKKEQEAAMLQVLVRLEQDQKVTEDARRRSEQDLAAHKFEVHVLQEKYDKAMQSIAEMQKRVVMAESMLEATLQYESGQSKALSSPRTGRVQSPRFENPTRKVSLLSFGLGWRDKNKGKPNAEESSESLHDHSSPRKESDNQ
- the LOC100805928 gene encoding EVI5-like protein isoform X5 → MLLSLLSKRSLEVDSRDSYGFALRPQYAQTYREYSSIYKEEEDERSDKWSDFLEQVAESSEPTSENEHKDTLKAEPESNEVREERNPHKLSNGDDSSGRQFSELEEETIVVRKSAEGNEIIEETIQDRVSKGGDSSDRTTSGGTEIKEGTSPGRVSEGDDSSGRNFICYSATGNNSGKEQHHSEERKTCEVQRWAEIRPSLITIEEIFSSRIKKGKQMKGGKINGINVHLPSIEESEPVDDGINGSRAENALVDQNLPELFSRWKELESLVQGGVPKDLRGEVWQAFVGVKKRRVESYYEDLLARDESEEQDVSSAAFGKWKKQIEKDLPRTFPGHPALDENGRNSLRRLLLAYARHNPEVGYCQAMNFFAGLLLLLMPEENAFWAFAGIIDEYFAGYYTEDMIESQVDQLIFEELMRERFPKLVNHLDYLGVQVAWISGSWFLSIFVNIIPWESVLRVWDVLLFEGNRVMLFRTALALMELYGPALVTTKDAGDAITLFQSLVGSTFDSSQLVFTACMGYLAVTEARLKELREKHLPSVLDVIEERSKKGRAWKDSKGLASKLYSFKHDPGSLEEERILTEGSDTVADGNVQLESHSSNLDEMLNSLNVDSEVGSLPHLQEQVVWLKVELCRLMEEKRSAILRAEELETALMEMVKEDNRLQLSARVEQLEQEVAELQQVIADKKEQEAAMLQVLVRLEQDQKVTEDARRRSEQDLAAHKFEVHVLQEKYDKAMQSIAEMQKRVVMAESMLEATLQYESGQSKALSSPRTGRVQSPRFENPTRKVSLLSFGLGWRDKNKGKPNAEESSESLHDHSSPRKESDNQ